TCTGGGCATAGTTGACGAGTTTAACCGCCGCGACCTGCGCATCTTCGGTCCCACCCAATTGGCGGCTGAAATTGAAGGTTCTAAGGCGTTTGCCAAGGAATTCATGCGCAAGTATCATATCCCGACCGCCTCCTATCAGATATTCTCCGATTTGACCGAGGCGACCAAATTTGTCAAATCGGCGGCGTTTCCGGTAGTCATTAAAGCCAGCGGTCTGGCGGCCGGAAAG
The sequence above is a segment of the Candidatus Zixiibacteriota bacterium genome. Coding sequences within it:
- a CDS encoding phosphoribosylamine--glycine ligase (catalyzes the formation of N(1)-(5-phospho-D-ribosyl)glycinamide from 5-phospho-D-ribosylamine and glycine in purine biosynthesis), with translation MKILVVGGGGREHAIIWKLKQSPLVSKIFAAPGNAGISLIAESVDIKADNINGLADFARKNSIDLTVVGPELPLTLGIVDEFNRRDLRIFGPTQLAAEIEGSKAFAKEFMRKYHIPTASYQIFSDLTEATKFVKSAAFPVVIKASGLAAGK